A single region of the Fimbriimonadaceae bacterium genome encodes:
- a CDS encoding helix-turn-helix transcriptional regulator, whose translation MQADHLSATFSALADPTRRAILARLASGETSVKELAQPFDMTMPAITKHLKVLEHAGLITRGREAQWRPCKLQAEPLKEVLDWVEKYRQFWEESFDRLDDYLRDIQSKGK comes from the coding sequence ATGCAAGCAGATCATCTCAGCGCTACGTTCTCTGCCCTGGCGGACCCGACAAGGCGGGCTATTTTGGCTCGGCTGGCGTCGGGCGAGACGTCCGTCAAGGAGCTTGCCCAGCCTTTTGATATGACCATGCCAGCGATCACCAAGCACCTCAAAGTGCTTGAGCACGCCGGACTGATCACTCGAGGGAGGGAGGCGCAGTGGCGGCCTTGCAAGCTACAGGCCGAGCCATTGAAAGAGGTGCTGGACTGGGTGGAGAAATATCGCCAGTTTTGGGAGGAGAGTTTCGACCGACTGGATGACTACTTGCGAGACATTCAAAGCAAGGGAAAATAG
- a CDS encoding SRPBCC family protein, translating into MDTVSRNKLTLTQVSDLEFVMTRTFDAPRSLVFEALSKPEHVVQWWGCRDMTMPVCEIDFRVGGAYRYLGRTSDGNECPMKGEYLEIDPPARIRFIEIFDVEPYNNYPATVTVSLEEAGGKTKMTVSVFHMTKEACAGHLGSGVERGVGESYDRLEELLVKMQHGAKA; encoded by the coding sequence ATGGACACAGTTAGCAGGAATAAACTGACTTTGACCCAGGTCTCGGACCTTGAGTTCGTCATGACGCGCACTTTCGATGCGCCAAGGAGTCTGGTGTTCGAGGCTTTGAGCAAGCCTGAGCATGTGGTGCAGTGGTGGGGATGCCGCGACATGACAATGCCCGTCTGCGAGATCGACTTTCGCGTGGGCGGAGCTTATCGTTATCTCGGTCGGACCTCCGACGGCAACGAATGCCCGATGAAGGGGGAATACCTTGAGATCGACCCGCCGGCCCGGATCCGATTCATCGAAATCTTCGACGTGGAGCCCTACAACAACTATCCGGCGACGGTGACGGTGTCATTGGAAGAGGCCGGCGGCAAGACGAAGATGACCGTCTCGGTCTTTCACATGACGAAGGAGGCTTGTGCCGGACACCTTGGTTCGGGAGTGGAGCGCGGCGTAGGCGAGTCTTACGACCGACTGGAAGAGCTGCTTGTTAAGATGCAGCACGGAGCAAAGGCATGA
- a CDS encoding SRPBCC domain-containing protein, which translates to MSRVPVAEKELTLVRLFDAPLDLVWEVWTEARHVKEWFGPHGFTNPVCEWNASPGGSILIHMQSPEGAIYPMTGTFHEVIKPTKLVFFASVPGEDGSTVLEGLATVTFIEKDGKTEMTLHDKGVGFAEAAKYMLEGMEEGWSQSFEKMATRLGELS; encoded by the coding sequence ATGAGCAGGGTTCCCGTTGCCGAAAAGGAGCTCACGCTGGTTCGTCTTTTTGACGCGCCGCTAGACCTTGTGTGGGAGGTGTGGACGGAGGCCCGTCATGTGAAGGAGTGGTTTGGGCCGCACGGGTTCACCAACCCGGTTTGCGAATGGAATGCTAGCCCGGGAGGCTCGATTCTCATCCACATGCAAAGCCCTGAGGGAGCAATCTACCCGATGACCGGCACCTTTCACGAGGTCATCAAACCAACCAAGCTTGTCTTTTTTGCGTCGGTTCCTGGCGAAGATGGCAGCACGGTCCTTGAAGGATTGGCGACGGTAACCTTCATTGAGAAAGACGGCAAGACCGAGATGACCCTGCACGACAAGGGAGTCGGTTTTGCCGAAGCGGCGAAGTACATGCTTGAAGGAATGGAGGAAGGCTGGAGCCAGAGCTTTGAGAAGATGGCGACACGGCTTGGGGAGCTTTCATGA
- a CDS encoding DUF1801 domain-containing protein, with protein MSDALAVDEYIASAPPEARAMLEELRGIIGRVAPDAVEAISYQVPTFKLFGGLVGFGYGKGHCSLYVMSSTLLDRFQDDLQGYDTSKGTVRFRFGTPIPVDLVERLVLARVDENEAGAVQTLRR; from the coding sequence ATGAGCGACGCATTGGCTGTCGACGAATACATCGCCTCTGCCCCTCCCGAGGCAAGAGCAATGTTGGAGGAGTTGCGCGGCATTATTGGCCGCGTGGCTCCCGATGCCGTCGAAGCGATCAGCTATCAGGTGCCCACTTTTAAGCTGTTTGGGGGGCTTGTCGGATTCGGCTACGGCAAAGGACATTGCAGCCTTTATGTGATGAGCTCGACCTTGCTCGATAGATTTCAGGACGATCTGCAAGGGTACGACACTTCCAAAGGCACCGTGCGATTCCGCTTTGGTACACCGATTCCCGTTGATCTTGTCGAAAGGCTCGTTTTAGCGAGGGTCGATGAGAATGAGGCAGGTGCGGTGCAGACGCTAAGGCGTTGA
- a CDS encoding VOC family protein: MQKITTFLTYNDQAEEAVNIYVSLFKNAEITHISRYPDDIPELAHVAGQAMTISFTIEGQEFIALNGGPQFKFDQGISLMINCETQEEIDRIWDKLMEGGEAQACGWLKDKFGVSWQVTPTILGDMMNDTDKERAGRVMKAMMQMVKFDIATLEAARDQV; this comes from the coding sequence ATGCAGAAAATAACGACATTCTTAACTTATAACGATCAGGCCGAAGAGGCCGTCAACATCTACGTTTCCCTCTTCAAGAACGCAGAGATCACCCACATCTCCCGCTACCCCGACGACATCCCCGAGCTTGCCCATGTGGCGGGTCAGGCGATGACGATCTCCTTCACGATCGAGGGTCAAGAGTTCATCGCGCTGAACGGCGGGCCGCAGTTCAAGTTTGATCAAGGCATCTCGCTGATGATCAACTGCGAGACACAAGAGGAGATCGACCGCATTTGGGACAAGCTCATGGAGGGCGGCGAGGCACAGGCCTGCGGCTGGCTGAAGGACAAGTTCGGGGTTTCTTGGCAGGTTACGCCGACGATCCTTGGCGACATGATGAATGACACCGACAAGGAGCGAGCCGGACGGGTTATGAAGGCCATGATGCAGATGGTGAAGTTCGACATCGCGACCTTGGAGGCGGCAAGGGATCAGGTCTGA